Proteins from one Pseudoliparis swirei isolate HS2019 ecotype Mariana Trench chromosome 22, NWPU_hadal_v1, whole genome shotgun sequence genomic window:
- the LOC130212859 gene encoding ectonucleoside triphosphate diphosphohydrolase 3-like — protein MQVDPKKDEASWNGFRGCMLNITKAIPVEKHQSTLLFLGATAGMRLLHEKDEQKSNEILGSLREYLKTLPFSFQNASIITGQEEGLYGWVTVNYLMGNLLMKHFWNIYAHPKGEKTIGSMDLGGASTQIAFAVQEDLQDRTICTSSCTATRTTSTHTVSSATAKMRLGRGSWTK, from the exons ATGCAAGTCGACCCGAAGAAGGACGAAGCCTCGTGGAATGGATTCCGTGGATGCATGCTCAACATCACTAAAGCCATCCCTGTTGAGAAGCACCAGAGCACGCTCCTCTTCCTGGGAGCGACGGCTGGAATGAGACTGCTGCA TGAGAAGGATGAACAGAAGTCCAATGAAATCCTGGGAAGTCTCAGAGAATACCTGAAGACGCTGCCTTTCAGCTTCCAAAACGCTTCCATCATCACGGGTCAGGAGGAAGGGCTGTACGGCTGGGTCACGGTCAACTACCTCATGGGAAACCTCCTCATG AAACACTTTTGGAACATCTACGCACACCCAAAAGGGGAAAAGACCATCGGGTCCATGGACCTCGGGGGAGCGTCCACACAGATTGCCTTCGCGGTCCAGGAGGATCTCCAGGACCGGACTATTTGCACGTCAAGCTGTACGGCTACCCGTACAACGTCTACACACACAGTTTCCTCTGCTACGGCAAAAATGAGGCTGGGAAGAGGATCCTGGACAAAATAG